In a genomic window of Hyphomonas sp.:
- a CDS encoding DUF4332 domain-containing protein translates to MSLLERVIRGHRCRSTHHYIAMDALSLIASDEADKWKDLFLVHHEHLLEGAKAPDSKFKDFRNHVLHISEGEWGGAPGKAMEWYATAVDHLRRKQWSKAAYALGVLSHYYADPIQPFHTGQTEEEGTMHRAVEWSIAKSRDKIDARIETLGYPDVPVPEGAGFVADMVRNGARLSHPHYQTFIDHYDLDVGVKDPPAGLDETMFDAIVDLVAYATAGFGAIMSRAIEEAAVSPPKTNLTLQGYIETLDIPIRWVTAKLSDAADKRTVTRMYKEYQKTGKVIRTLPEDDKAIRKMHAKQVLRVPLKQLDKQELGPIGSKNKAVEERLLNALIEPEAEEAAPMEEIATEAPEPVEAKAEPAVADAPKPEDIPAPKKAAPPKAEEVLFEPEPEAEIAPETRAAEPEDDGESGDIARRSRITRESPVVEAPSIGKKTAKRLSRAGITTVGDLLDCDTEETVFLVDVAYIDVDTLNDWKDQTILMMEVPGLRVHDAQILVGAGIRNRKELAEAPARTLFMLASEFLQTPQGDRVIRDDDYLAEEEVEEWIEMAKAG, encoded by the coding sequence ATGTCTCTGCTCGAACGGGTAATTCGCGGCCATCGGTGCCGCTCGACGCACCACTATATCGCAATGGACGCCTTGTCCCTGATCGCTTCGGATGAGGCGGACAAGTGGAAAGACCTGTTCCTGGTACATCACGAGCATCTGCTGGAAGGCGCCAAGGCGCCGGATTCGAAGTTCAAGGACTTCAGGAATCACGTGCTGCACATTTCCGAAGGGGAGTGGGGCGGCGCGCCGGGCAAGGCGATGGAATGGTATGCCACTGCGGTGGATCATCTACGCCGCAAGCAGTGGAGCAAGGCAGCCTATGCGCTGGGGGTCCTGAGCCATTATTATGCCGACCCGATCCAGCCCTTCCATACGGGGCAGACGGAGGAAGAAGGCACCATGCACCGCGCCGTCGAGTGGAGCATTGCCAAATCCCGCGACAAGATCGACGCGCGCATCGAGACACTCGGCTATCCCGACGTGCCTGTGCCGGAAGGCGCCGGCTTCGTTGCCGACATGGTGCGCAATGGCGCGCGGCTCTCGCATCCGCACTACCAGACCTTCATTGATCATTATGATTTGGACGTGGGCGTGAAGGATCCGCCGGCCGGGCTCGACGAGACCATGTTCGATGCGATCGTGGACCTCGTCGCCTATGCGACGGCGGGGTTCGGCGCGATCATGTCCCGCGCCATCGAGGAAGCGGCCGTCAGCCCGCCAAAGACCAATCTGACGCTTCAGGGCTATATCGAGACCCTGGACATCCCCATCCGCTGGGTGACGGCGAAACTGTCCGATGCCGCCGACAAGCGCACGGTCACGCGCATGTACAAGGAATACCAGAAGACCGGAAAGGTCATCCGCACGCTGCCGGAGGATGACAAGGCGATCCGCAAGATGCACGCGAAGCAGGTGCTGCGCGTGCCTCTGAAACAGCTCGACAAGCAGGAGCTGGGTCCGATTGGCTCGAAGAACAAGGCGGTCGAGGAGCGCCTGTTGAATGCGCTGATCGAGCCGGAGGCCGAAGAGGCCGCCCCTATGGAAGAGATCGCGACCGAGGCGCCGGAACCCGTCGAGGCGAAGGCTGAGCCAGCCGTGGCGGACGCACCGAAGCCGGAAGACATCCCGGCCCCGAAAAAAGCGGCGCCGCCAAAGGCCGAAGAAGTCCTGTTCGAGCCGGAGCCCGAGGCCGAGATTGCACCCGAAACAAGAGCTGCCGAGCCCGAAGATGACGGGGAATCCGGAGACATTGCGCGCCGCAGCCGCATCACGCGCGAGTCCCCCGTTGTCGAGGCGCCCAGCATCGGCAAGAAGACCGCCAAACGCCTCTCACGCGCCGGCATCACCACGGTTGGCGACCTGCTCGATTGCGACACGGAGGAAACCGTCTTCCTCGTCGATGTCGCCTATATCGATGTCGACACGCTGAATGACTGGAAAGACCAGACCATCCTGATGATGGAAGTGCCGGGCCTGCGCGTGCATGACGCCCAGATCCTTGTCGGCGCGGGAATCCGCAACCGCAAGGAACTGGCCGAGGCCCCGGCGCGCACCTTGTTCATGCTGGCCAGCGAGTTCCTGCAGACCCCGCAGGGCGACCGCGTGATCCGCGACGACGACTATCTTGCCGAAGAGGAAGTCGAGGAGTGGATCGAAATGGCGAAAGCGGGCTAG
- a CDS encoding exopolysaccharide biosynthesis protein, translating to MTASPSDPLENVLETAIEEGGDGDVSIGDLLDMFGQRSFGPIITLLGLLVVVPPLGGIPGLPAVVGLIILLFSLQILFGASHIWMPSFIQNQSIETEKLEQAEDRVKPWLKRADRMITERLAWATGKTATYLAAIAVSLLALLMIPLELVPFAVSVPGIAITLFGLGLVARDGAVMLAGFAATTAALAITLLFVPWDKVAAWF from the coding sequence ATGACGGCATCCCCCAGCGACCCGCTCGAAAACGTGCTCGAAACCGCCATAGAAGAGGGCGGTGATGGCGACGTATCCATCGGTGACCTGCTCGACATGTTCGGGCAACGCTCTTTCGGGCCGATCATAACCCTTCTGGGTCTTCTGGTTGTCGTGCCCCCGCTCGGCGGCATTCCCGGCCTGCCGGCCGTTGTCGGCCTGATCATTCTTCTCTTCAGCCTGCAGATCCTGTTTGGGGCGAGCCATATCTGGATGCCATCCTTCATCCAGAACCAGTCCATCGAAACCGAAAAGCTGGAACAGGCAGAAGACCGGGTGAAGCCCTGGCTGAAACGTGCGGACCGGATGATCACCGAGCGGCTCGCATGGGCCACCGGAAAAACGGCGACCTATCTCGCCGCCATTGCGGTCTCCCTCCTGGCACTCCTCATGATCCCGCTGGAGCTCGTTCCCTTCGCCGTGTCGGTGCCCGGCATCGCCATCACGCTGTTCGGCCTCGGCCTCGTTGCCCGGGATGGTGCGGTCATGCTTGCCGGCTTCGCCGCCACGACGGCCGCCTTGGCGATCACGCTGCTGTTTGTGCCCTGGGACAAGGTGGCCGCCTGGTTCTGA
- a CDS encoding ElyC/SanA/YdcF family protein, whose translation MIRRIRSLLVWLVAADLAATLLFWGVTRLSDQTGKLSGGRGIIFYTDNAADASARIDKGVELLKAGRIDRILVVGGHRPQEGRLGSQEMALLTAKRSGQAAKVSADVESRDTISGLENLANTTSSSDSGRIVFISNCMHILRAKAIYASHPGNQAKALGACPNGGFNPLDIWRRAHYEAGAWTLFVMPESWRDAIIDRLRGDEGA comes from the coding sequence GTGATTCGACGCATACGATCCCTGCTCGTGTGGCTGGTGGCAGCAGACCTTGCTGCGACGCTCCTGTTCTGGGGCGTCACCCGCCTGTCGGACCAGACCGGCAAACTGTCGGGCGGACGCGGGATCATCTTCTATACGGACAACGCCGCCGACGCTTCGGCCCGCATCGACAAGGGCGTGGAACTCCTGAAGGCTGGCAGGATCGACCGTATTCTGGTTGTCGGCGGGCATCGGCCGCAGGAAGGCCGGCTGGGCAGTCAGGAAATGGCGCTCCTGACGGCGAAGCGCTCAGGCCAGGCCGCGAAAGTCAGCGCCGATGTCGAAAGCCGCGACACGATTTCGGGGCTCGAGAATCTCGCCAACACGACGAGTTCATCCGACAGCGGCCGGATCGTGTTCATCTCCAACTGCATGCACATTCTTCGCGCGAAAGCGATCTACGCCAGCCATCCCGGAAATCAGGCCAAGGCGCTTGGCGCATGCCCCAATGGCGGATTCAATCCACTCGACATCTGGCGACGCGCACATTACGAGGCCGGCGCGTGGACCCTGTTCGTGATGCCGGAGAGCTGGCGCGATGCGATCATCGACAGGCTGCGGGGCGACGAAGGCGCCTAG
- a CDS encoding glycine zipper domain-containing protein, producing MTAYLKLAAAGISAIALAACTQTGTTERNAAYGAAAGAVAGAVIGNNVGDGDAQRGAAIGAVLGGAGGAAKGCTESDDCDMPGVKDQPDEKDSDGDGQADIYDRYPYDSSRW from the coding sequence ATGACCGCATATCTGAAACTCGCCGCAGCCGGCATCAGCGCCATCGCCCTGGCCGCCTGTACGCAGACCGGCACCACCGAACGTAACGCTGCCTATGGCGCCGCCGCAGGCGCCGTGGCCGGTGCAGTCATCGGCAACAATGTCGGCGACGGAGACGCACAACGCGGCGCTGCCATTGGCGCAGTTCTGGGTGGCGCAGGCGGCGCGGCCAAGGGGTGCACGGAATCCGATGATTGCGACATGCCGGGCGTGAAGGACCAGCCCGACGAGAAGGACAGCGATGGCGACGGCCAGGCGGACATCTATGACCGCTACCCGTACGACAGCAGCCGCTGGTAA
- a CDS encoding M48 family metallopeptidase, giving the protein MRLPRHAYGHKTRSSGLGGLLRSRFSLILVGLFLVFMYWQANQTEVPFSGRKQLNTVSIEKEVELGKQSYVQILSQEQQQGNDVLCASGTVCAGEAAEYTRAVREIGLRLQAAAVELEQELLQQGASFTPVADQFEWTYYVVDSDTPNAFCLPGGYVAVYTGILDITGDYDGSVDTADLNDLDKLAVVMGHEIGHALAHHGAERVSQQRVVQFGQIAVGVGLGDMDASQQRAIMQAFGIAAQGGMLAYSRKHETEADKIGLDLLVRACYDPREAPELWERMGQIGGGQRPPEWMSTHPASETRAENFREWMPEAIAEYERRCGPLG; this is encoded by the coding sequence ATGCGCCTGCCGCGCCACGCCTATGGCCACAAGACTCGCAGCAGCGGGCTAGGTGGCCTTTTGCGCAGCCGCTTCAGCCTGATCCTGGTCGGCCTGTTCCTCGTATTCATGTACTGGCAGGCCAATCAGACAGAAGTTCCCTTCTCCGGCCGCAAGCAGCTGAACACCGTGTCGATCGAGAAGGAAGTGGAACTGGGCAAGCAATCCTATGTCCAGATCCTCAGCCAGGAACAGCAACAGGGAAATGACGTCCTGTGTGCGTCCGGCACGGTCTGCGCAGGGGAGGCGGCTGAATATACGCGTGCTGTGCGAGAGATCGGCCTGCGGTTGCAGGCTGCCGCCGTGGAGCTGGAGCAGGAATTGCTGCAGCAGGGCGCGTCCTTCACGCCGGTCGCGGATCAGTTCGAATGGACCTATTACGTCGTCGATTCCGACACGCCGAACGCGTTCTGCCTGCCCGGTGGCTATGTTGCGGTCTATACGGGCATTCTGGACATTACCGGAGATTATGACGGCTCGGTCGACACGGCGGACCTGAATGATCTCGACAAGCTGGCCGTTGTGATGGGGCATGAGATCGGTCATGCGCTGGCGCATCACGGCGCTGAACGGGTCAGCCAGCAACGTGTGGTCCAGTTCGGACAGATCGCGGTGGGAGTCGGACTGGGCGACATGGATGCGTCCCAGCAGCGCGCGATCATGCAGGCGTTCGGCATTGCGGCGCAGGGCGGCATGCTGGCCTATTCGCGCAAGCATGAGACCGAAGCCGACAAGATCGGTCTCGATCTGCTGGTGCGGGCTTGCTACGACCCGCGCGAGGCGCCGGAACTGTGGGAACGCATGGGGCAGATCGGTGGCGGCCAGCGTCCGCCGGAATGGATGTCGACCCACCCCGCTTCTGAAACCCGTGCCGAAAACTTCCGGGAATGGATGCCCGAGGCGATTGCGGAGTATGAGCGCCGTTGCGGCCCGCTGGGCTAG
- a CDS encoding VOC family protein gives MAKVIGLGGLFFLCKDVDATRAWYTRVLGIEIDDYGGSSFSQADAAKTFPQGARTIWAPFKADSDYFKPSDSDFMMNLMVDDLDGMIERIRSEGVSLEGEPMSESYGKFAWLMDPDGRKIELWQPIESEPAV, from the coding sequence ATGGCAAAAGTGATCGGGCTCGGAGGACTGTTCTTCCTTTGCAAGGACGTGGACGCAACCCGCGCATGGTACACGCGCGTCCTGGGGATCGAGATTGATGATTATGGCGGGTCCAGCTTTTCGCAGGCAGACGCGGCGAAGACTTTCCCGCAAGGTGCCCGCACGATCTGGGCGCCGTTCAAGGCAGACAGCGACTATTTCAAACCATCCGACAGCGATTTCATGATGAATCTGATGGTGGATGATCTGGACGGGATGATCGAGCGGATCCGGTCGGAAGGTGTGTCGCTCGAAGGTGAGCCCATGTCCGAGAGCTATGGGAAGTTCGCCTGGCTCATGGATCCGGATGGCCGCAAGATCGAACTGTGGCAGCCCATCGAATCCGAGCCCGCCGTCTGA
- a CDS encoding HNH endonuclease yields MAKGVLLYREGSKYDDQLDTRYQFPKMYLNTAKQFVGDWIVYNELLNGKGTGGYQRIARVRDIVPDPEVKNMYLALFEKGSYFEFENFVPYRTGTDFMESRLATGTNRPSQLARVSVRVIPDLDFFRICHRGNLLEQAELPRFDRDGTTHGDHGLHDSPVAFDHEDDEFETKRHRFETLVSRPVRSRVFRDRVIRAYDKTCAFTGLSLVNGGGRPEVEAAHIRPVHADGPDRVDNGIALSGTVHWMFDRGLISLDDNYDIIVSRQVNNPDDIWRLMTPSRKAKVPDDPRLRPHPRFLSWHRENCLKH; encoded by the coding sequence ATGGCCAAGGGTGTATTGTTGTACCGCGAGGGCTCGAAGTATGACGACCAGCTCGACACACGATACCAGTTCCCAAAAATGTACCTGAACACGGCGAAGCAATTCGTCGGAGACTGGATCGTGTACAATGAATTGCTGAATGGCAAAGGCACTGGCGGCTATCAGCGCATCGCGCGCGTTCGCGACATCGTGCCGGATCCCGAGGTGAAGAACATGTATTTGGCCCTGTTCGAGAAAGGCTCCTATTTCGAGTTCGAGAATTTTGTGCCCTACCGGACCGGCACCGACTTCATGGAGTCGCGTCTCGCGACCGGTACGAACAGGCCCTCCCAACTCGCCCGGGTATCGGTTCGCGTGATCCCTGATCTGGATTTCTTCCGAATCTGCCACCGGGGCAATCTGCTGGAACAGGCCGAACTCCCGCGATTTGACCGGGACGGGACGACACATGGAGACCATGGCTTGCACGACTCCCCGGTCGCTTTTGACCATGAAGACGACGAATTTGAAACGAAACGACACCGGTTTGAAACACTGGTGTCCAGACCGGTGCGCAGCCGCGTCTTCAGGGACCGTGTGATCAGGGCGTATGACAAGACGTGCGCATTCACGGGCCTGAGCCTCGTCAATGGTGGGGGGCGGCCAGAGGTTGAAGCGGCGCACATCCGCCCCGTTCACGCAGACGGCCCCGATCGTGTCGACAATGGCATCGCCCTTTCGGGCACCGTGCACTGGATGTTTGATCGCGGGCTGATAAGCCTCGACGACAATTACGACATCATCGTCTCCCGGCAGGTGAACAATCCCGACGACATCTGGCGTCTGATGACACCGTCACGAAAAGCCAAGGTGCCGGACGATCCCCGGCTCCGGCCGCATCCCCGATTCCTGAGCTGGCACCGGGAGAACTGCCTGAAGCACTAG
- a CDS encoding NUDIX domain-containing protein, giving the protein MTHSDSLPGAGCGAAIRDQAGRLLLIQRLKEPEAGAWGLPGGKIDFGERAEDTARREIEEELGVRIELTGLACIAETIDRGDGKHWVAPVYSARIVSGEPRVMEPEKHGGWGWFELDDLPADLTTPVRDYLSSLEPSR; this is encoded by the coding sequence ATGACTCATTCTGATTCCCTGCCCGGCGCCGGTTGCGGCGCGGCCATTCGAGACCAGGCCGGACGGCTCCTCCTGATCCAGCGACTCAAGGAACCCGAGGCGGGCGCCTGGGGACTGCCCGGCGGCAAGATCGACTTCGGCGAACGGGCCGAAGACACCGCGCGTCGCGAGATCGAGGAAGAACTCGGCGTCCGGATCGAGTTGACCGGTCTCGCCTGCATCGCCGAAACAATCGACAGGGGCGACGGGAAGCATTGGGTCGCGCCGGTCTATTCCGCGCGCATCGTGTCGGGAGAGCCGCGCGTGATGGAACCGGAAAAACATGGCGGCTGGGGATGGTTCGAACTGGATGACCTGCCGGCAGACCTGACGACTCCCGTGCGGGACTATCTGTCATCCCTGGAGCCGTCCCGCTAA
- a CDS encoding acyl-CoA dehydrogenase family protein, translated as MDFNIPQDIADYLTVLDQFIEDEIRPLEQQDDNIRFFDHRREWARTDFDNGGLPRPEWEALLKEAKRRADKAGHLRYALPKEFGGQDGTNLGMAIIREHFAKQGLGLHNDLQNEHSIVGNFPQILMLRDFARDDQKHLATAALEGKFLACFGLTEPDHGSDATHMETRAVRQKRDGQDGWLINGEKMWITGMHVATHIMMFCRTSGEDGDAKGITCLLVPADDPGVIIEEYMWTFNMPTDHPRLTIKDVWVPEDAVFGPPEGGLALAQHFVHENRIRQAASSVGAAMYCINESVQYARERKPFGKALATNQAIQFPLVELATEAEMLRLLIFKTAWEMDQMSKPEVAIHLSDKVSMCNYRANRLCCNAADRAMQVHGGMGYSRHKPFEHIYRHHRRYRITEGSEEIQMRKVGGHLFGFMGPGKHGQARGEKDAKGKSAEPTDFAVR; from the coding sequence ATGGATTTCAACATCCCGCAGGACATTGCAGACTATCTGACCGTGCTGGACCAGTTCATCGAGGACGAGATCAGACCTCTGGAACAGCAGGACGACAATATCCGCTTTTTCGATCATCGGCGCGAATGGGCGCGGACCGATTTCGATAATGGCGGTCTGCCGCGCCCGGAATGGGAAGCGCTGCTCAAGGAAGCCAAGCGCCGCGCGGACAAGGCGGGCCATCTGCGGTATGCGCTGCCGAAGGAATTTGGCGGGCAGGATGGAACCAATCTCGGCATGGCCATCATCCGGGAGCATTTCGCGAAACAGGGGCTTGGTCTGCACAATGATCTGCAGAACGAGCATTCCATTGTCGGCAATTTTCCGCAGATCCTGATGCTGCGGGATTTTGCCCGCGACGACCAGAAACACCTCGCGACCGCCGCGCTGGAGGGCAAGTTCCTCGCCTGTTTCGGCCTGACGGAGCCGGATCATGGCTCTGACGCGACGCATATGGAAACCCGCGCCGTGCGCCAGAAGCGCGACGGCCAGGATGGCTGGCTGATCAATGGCGAGAAGATGTGGATCACCGGCATGCATGTCGCCACGCACATCATGATGTTCTGCCGCACCAGCGGGGAGGATGGAGACGCCAAGGGCATCACCTGTCTTCTGGTACCTGCAGACGATCCCGGCGTGATCATCGAGGAATACATGTGGACCTTCAACATGCCGACCGACCATCCGCGCCTGACCATCAAGGATGTCTGGGTGCCGGAAGATGCTGTCTTCGGCCCGCCGGAGGGGGGCCTTGCGCTGGCGCAGCATTTTGTCCACGAGAACCGAATCCGTCAGGCGGCCAGCTCTGTCGGCGCGGCGATGTATTGCATCAATGAGAGCGTGCAATATGCCCGCGAGCGCAAGCCGTTCGGCAAGGCCCTGGCGACCAACCAGGCGATCCAGTTCCCGCTGGTTGAACTGGCGACCGAGGCCGAGATGCTGCGCTTGCTGATCTTCAAGACGGCCTGGGAAATGGACCAGATGTCGAAGCCGGAAGTAGCGATCCATCTCTCCGACAAGGTATCCATGTGCAACTACCGGGCAAACCGGCTGTGCTGCAATGCGGCTGACCGGGCGATGCAGGTGCATGGCGGCATGGGCTATTCCCGTCACAAGCCGTTCGAGCACATCTATCGCCACCACCGCCGCTACCGCATTACGGAGGGGTCCGAGGAAATCCAGATGCGGAAAGTGGGTGGCCATCTGTTCGGCTTCATGGGGCCCGGCAAGCACGGCCAGGCCAGGGGTGAAAAGGACGCGAAAGGCAAGAGCGCCGAGCCGACGGATTTCGCGGTGCGGTGA
- a CDS encoding UrcA family protein has product MPSSRLSCLLVAAGLAGVALAAPAMADPANTVSAEIQYDNNALNTHSGADSVLESVENQALDVCRYDAPISTAPRTDEACVGQVIAQAVTKIDHPELTAAYIARSNSAPRLVADNR; this is encoded by the coding sequence ATGCCATCTTCCCGTCTTTCCTGCCTCCTCGTGGCAGCCGGTCTTGCCGGTGTCGCCCTCGCCGCCCCCGCCATGGCAGATCCTGCCAACACGGTTTCTGCCGAAATCCAGTATGATAACAATGCCCTGAACACGCATTCGGGCGCCGATTCCGTGCTGGAATCGGTCGAGAATCAGGCCTTGGATGTGTGCCGTTATGATGCCCCCATCTCCACCGCCCCCCGTACGGATGAGGCCTGCGTCGGTCAGGTCATCGCCCAGGCTGTCACCAAGATCGACCATCCGGAACTGACGGCCGCCTACATCGCCCGGTCCAATTCCGCCCCGCGTCTGGTTGCCGACAATCGGTAG
- a CDS encoding MBL fold metallo-hydrolase encodes MTEHATPPKLEIRIIPVTPLQQNTSMIWSTETMEGVFIDPGGEVDKLMGAAEQFGVKIVGVWLTHGHLDHAGAATEVSERTGCPIIGPHEDDQWLLDELEAQGAKYGITDGRNVKPDRYLHDGDELELAGNRFGVAHCPGHTPGHVVIYHKEGALAFVGDVLFRGSIGRTDFPRGNHQQLIDSITGKLWPLGNEMRFVPGHGPLSTFGQERQDNPFVADSITGYQGAATQDADATSQKLAKRWS; translated from the coding sequence ATGACCGAACACGCCACACCGCCCAAACTGGAAATCCGGATCATTCCGGTGACGCCGCTGCAACAGAACACGTCGATGATCTGGTCCACCGAGACGATGGAAGGTGTCTTCATCGATCCCGGCGGTGAGGTCGACAAGCTGATGGGCGCCGCCGAACAGTTCGGCGTGAAGATTGTCGGCGTCTGGCTGACCCATGGCCATCTCGACCATGCCGGCGCAGCCACCGAAGTGTCTGAACGCACCGGCTGCCCGATCATCGGCCCGCACGAGGATGACCAGTGGCTTCTGGACGAACTGGAAGCCCAGGGCGCCAAATACGGCATCACGGATGGCCGCAACGTGAAACCGGACCGCTATTTGCACGATGGCGACGAACTGGAACTGGCCGGCAACAGATTTGGCGTCGCCCACTGCCCCGGCCATACGCCGGGCCATGTCGTAATCTATCACAAGGAAGGCGCGCTCGCCTTTGTGGGCGATGTCCTGTTCCGCGGTTCCATCGGACGGACGGACTTTCCACGCGGCAATCACCAGCAGCTGATCGACTCGATCACTGGCAAACTCTGGCCGCTGGGCAACGAGATGCGCTTCGTACCCGGACACGGCCCCCTGTCCACCTTCGGGCAGGAGCGCCAGGACAATCCCTTCGTCGCAGATTCAATTACAGGCTATCAGGGCGCGGCCACTCAGGATGCCGATGCCACCAGCCAGAAACTTGCCAAACGCTGGAGCTGA
- a CDS encoding YceI family protein, whose translation MNVHKCFLAGACAVMLAACGAPSLETTAPAASIDANAPWHLVNEESRLTFVSIKAGDVAEVHTFNTMTGTVTADGGATIEVSLDSVDTAIELRDERMRAMLFETETHPTLTMSSRMALDAFSEMQEGDRKRIETDITVNLHGMEEVYFADLFVTRTGPDKVLVESASPVLVHAADFDLDTGLEALREVAALPSISPAVPVSVSFVFEQ comes from the coding sequence ATGAATGTTCACAAGTGTTTTCTGGCCGGCGCGTGCGCTGTCATGCTCGCCGCCTGCGGTGCGCCCAGCTTGGAGACGACTGCTCCGGCTGCCTCAATCGACGCGAACGCCCCATGGCATCTGGTGAACGAAGAATCGCGCCTGACCTTCGTATCCATCAAAGCGGGCGACGTGGCGGAAGTGCATACGTTCAACACAATGACGGGCACCGTAACCGCAGACGGTGGAGCGACGATTGAGGTGTCGCTGGACAGCGTGGACACCGCCATCGAGCTGAGGGACGAACGGATGCGGGCAATGCTGTTCGAAACCGAAACTCATCCGACGCTGACCATGTCGTCCCGAATGGCACTCGATGCGTTCAGCGAGATGCAGGAAGGCGACCGGAAACGGATCGAAACCGATATCACCGTCAATTTACACGGCATGGAAGAGGTATACTTCGCAGACCTCTTCGTCACCCGGACCGGCCCCGACAAAGTGCTGGTGGAATCGGCCAGTCCGGTTCTGGTACATGCTGCCGATTTCGACCTCGATACCGGACTGGAAGCATTGCGTGAGGTCGCAGCTCTGCCGTCCATCAGCCCGGCCGTCCCGGTGTCCGTATCCTTCGTTTTCGAACAATAG